The Panicum virgatum strain AP13 chromosome 3N, P.virgatum_v5, whole genome shotgun sequence genome includes the window tccggcgaggcgcTGCATTAAGCGGAGGATCGGAGTGCTTTACCCTGACACGGGGATCGAGGGGTGTCTATTTATCGCTTTAAGCGATTTCTCCGGCTCCCATTGCAGAAGgcaccccgccccgccccgccccgccccgcgtcCTCCGCCCCCGCACCTTCGTCCTCTGCCTCGGCCGGCGGCTCTaaccgccgccccggccgcccaCCAACCACCGCCGGCGCATCCCCGCCCTCCCCTAACCTCTCCGGCGCCATACCCCCGCCCGGGGACCTGGCCCGGCAGCTGGcgcccaccaccccggccggcggcgctccgccgcgtCGCCCGCCCACACACCACCGCCCACCGCCGGTCGATTCCTCCCTCCACCACCTTCTCTTCTAAGTCCGGTGGACATggagccctccgccgccgccgccgccacccccaacAACCTCGGATCCTaaggccgccgctgccctccacCACCCTGGGCGCCGGCGACCTTGCCGGCAGCCGCTCCCCCCACCAACCACCCTCGCCGGCCACACCctgcccctcccccctcccctagCTCGCCGGCGGGCACTCCCCGCTCCCCTGGCTGGAGGTAGAAGATAAACAGTACCTTCTGCGATAAATAGACACGGCGGGGATCGACCCTAAGAGCACTCTAACAGCTCACGTATAATTTTAGCTAGAATTGAAGATTTAGGGGTacttaaaaaaatagaaagctTACAACAGGGTGGGGTAAACCAAAAGACTCTGTATCTTTACTCTCTATATTTAAAAGTGGGCCCTGGTGCGTGGACGTTGCCGCTAGCAcacgtcgacgccgccgcgagCAGGCGCGTTGCCGCAAGATCGAGGCCTGGAGCTACGTTTTGTCGCCGAGCAGGAAGGAGCCTGAGCAGGACCCTCGTAGGTGCAGCACTGAAAGAAGGTCGCCGTGTCTCAGGTACATCTCGTCATCTGTGCTTTTCACAATCTAAAAGCTAAAGCATATGACCTAACTCACGTATTTTAACTCAACAGCAAGCAAGATTTGATCTTGCCTTTAATCAGATCAAGGACACAACACTTATGTTTTCTAACAACGAAAGCAAGAGCGCGAACTACCCACCTCGACGAAGTTGGTGAACTTGGGGTCCCGGTTGACCACGAGCCGATGCACCTGGATTCACATCAACCAAGAACCAAGAAAAAATCACCACTGGATTCACATCTCGTCATCTGTGCTGCACATGCAAGAGAAGAGAAGGCCCAGCAGCAGTCTCCGTCTGCCCAGCGCGGTGGGGTCTGCCCCGAGCAACAGCCGCCCTAAGCGGGAGGAGCCGGACCGGCGGCGCGCAAGCAGAAGAGACAGGGCGCGCGAGGCGGGAGTGGCGTGGGAGGGTGGGATGGGATCTGAGCGGGATTTGGGGGGGAGATGCCGAGTGCGGTTCCCGCGCCTGTAGTACTGGCTGGTGGCGGCCTTCTTCGCCGCCGGGCAGGCGGACACCCCCTCGGAGAGCTGCAAGGTCGCCGCCGACCGCGTGAGGTTCGAATTGAAGCACGGCGCTCACCCTTCACCGACGGTGGTCATCGGACCCAGGACCGGTGATCCGTAGTCGCCGTGGGCTCGCTGGAATCGCACCAGAGCGCCGTGTCCGGAAGCGCGGCGCTCCAAGGCATGGAACTGCGGCTCATCCGTTGTTCGCCGCAGCGGGCAGGGCGCCTGCCTGCCGCCTGTCCAGTTCCTCCAGCCGCTGGCACTACAGCTCTATGGCTACGACCACTTCGGCGACGCCCGCGTCGTGGTGGAAGCCGGCGTGTCCGAAGCTCCAGGGCGCGATGGGGCTGCCTCCCGAGAACGATAACGACCAAGCCAGACCGCGATCTTCGCCAATCCAGGCCACACATGCCGGATTGAACGGCCTCCAGGTACCCAAGGGGTAGAAGGTAATCCACCCCCCGGCCTCGGTAACTTCACGCCTACTAGGCTcgccagagcgccgccgcgttcccACCGCATACCTGCTCCCGGAGGCCGGCGTCCATGGCGGACCCGGTTGCATCGGCCACCGGAGTAGTTAGTGGAGCATCCAGTGGCCTCGTTGACGCCGTCCTGCGCCACGCATTCGTGCCCAACGCCGATCCCGTCGCTATGGTGGCGTTGCCGATGAGACGACGACGCAAGGTGTTTTTCTCCGGCGGctggagctcgggggacccggCCGGGGCGTCTGATTCGGCGCTGCTCACTTCAGATTGAGTCGAGATCAGAGAAGGCGGCAATGCCTTCATCATCGGAAGCATGCCTTTTGGGGGGAGATTGGTCGCGATTGAAAATTCAGCGCCAGATTAGCTGCAGTCCTGACCTCCAGATTAACTCCAGATTAATAGCAGCTATGTCATGTCATCTACTGACCACCAGTGAGATGGATGCAGGTTCTTCAGCCTGCAGAACGTTGATGGAAGCCTTTGGCATAATGCTGAacaatctgaattctgaaacgACTGAAGCAGGTGCGAAATCGATTTGCACAACAATTAGAATTCAGAAGCTTTCTGTCGCTCACCGTTGGAAATGATTCAGCAGCTTGAGGCCTTGCGGCGGGGCGTGGAGCGCCGGTCGATGAATAGGCGGCGCGCCGGACATGGAGCCCTGCCCCctaggtcgccgccgcctggcgcCTCCAGTACACGGAAACACGCCGGCAGCCGACGAGGGCCCGCCCAGCATCCCCAACCAATGGCGCGGACGTCGAAGCCATGGAGACCGCCCTGAGGACTGCGTTCCTGGACGTGTGGTCCAGTCACAGCCTCTGCAAAACAGGCGAGCTCCATGGTTTACTTTATGGCTGCCTCGGACGCCGCGGCATGCCGGCCGGCATCCCCGGCGCAGGGCACGAAGACGCGCAGAGGTCGTTGCCGGTTGCGCCGGCTGTCGTCGTCGACTATACCCCCGGCCGGGATTCCATCGAAATTACGCGGCGG containing:
- the LOC120667187 gene encoding leucine-rich repeat extensin-like protein 5, with amino-acid sequence MLEKTGYFFCLEDRALLCRPCDVAVHAAGAHVASHRRFLITGVRVGGGVVVSPATSSGNGSSSAPDSSGNPTTLPDKARPSSSKAPRPAPPRPASSAPAPSSSASAGGSNRRPGRPPTTAGASPPSPNLSGAIPPPGDLARQLAPTTPAGGAPPRRPPTHHRPPPVDSSLHHLLF